One bacterium genomic window, GAACAGGCTGCCTTGGAAGTTGGAGTTCAAGGACTTAACTCAGAAGAAATAAAACTGATTGGTCGTCTGAAGTATAGGACAAGTTATGGGCAGAATGTATTGCAGCATTCAAAGGAAGCAGCTTATCTGGCAGGGGCAATGGCTGCAGAATTAGGTCAGGATATAAAGACAGCAAAACGCGCAGGTCTATTGCATGATATAGGTAAGTCTGTGGACCATGAAGTAGAAGGTACGCATGCGCAGATAGGTGCGGATTTGGCAAGGAAATGTGGTGAGTCAGATAAGATAGTTTATGCAATTGCTTCACATCATGAGGAAAAGCCAACAAATACCATTCTTTCTGTGCTTATTCAGGCGGCTGACGCAATCTCTGCATCACGGCCCGGCGTGCGACGCGAAACATTCGAAAAATATGTAAAGCGGTTGGAAGAATTAGAAAGTATTGCAACATCATTTCCAGGCGTTAATAAAACATATGCGATCAATGCCGGTAGAGAGATTAGAGTCATGGTTGAGCCTGATAAGATAAGTGATACAGAAAGTGTTAAACTTTTGCAGGATATAAGTAAGAAAATAGAAAAAAACTTGAATTATCCAGGGCAGATTAAGGTTACCTTAATTCGCGAGACTAGAGTAGTTGATTATGCAAAATAGATAGAAAATTGGCTAAGATTAGAATTCTTTTCATCGGGGATGTGGTTGGCAAGGCTGGACGTTGTGCAATAGAGAAACTTGTTCCAACTTTATTGAATACAAATAGCATAGATGTATGTATCGCAAATGGAGAGAATGCTGCAGGAGGTGTTGGAATTACACGGAAAATCTCTGACCAACTTTTTTCTTATGGAATAGATATTATAACATCAGGCAATCACATATGGAGTAATAAGGATATACTAAGTGCCTTGGACACAGATGAGAGAATACTGCGGCCAGCGAACTATCCTGATGGAGTCAAAGGGATTGGCTCTACAACATTTAAAAGTAAAAAAGGGTATATAATTGGAATCATAAATCTTATGGGGCGTGTTTTTATGAAGCCTTTGGATTGCCCTTTTAAGGTAGCAGAAAGAGAAATGGAAAAATTAAAAAAGAAAACAATGGTAAATATTATAGATTTTCATGCTGAAGCAACATCTGAAAAAATAGCTTTAGGCAGGTACTTAGATGGTAAAGTTACCGCAGTAGTAGGAACCCATACACATGTTCAGACCGCCGATGAGAAGATTTTTCCTAAGGGTACAGCCTATATTACAGATGCTGGAATGACGGGTCCTCAC contains:
- a CDS encoding TIGR00282 family metallophosphoesterase, with product MRILFIGDVVGKAGRCAIEKLVPTLLNTNSIDVCIANGENAAGGVGITRKISDQLFSYGIDIITSGNHIWSNKDILSALDTDERILRPANYPDGVKGIGSTTFKSKKGYIIGIINLMGRVFMKPLDCPFKVAEREMEKLKKKTMVNIIDFHAEATSEKIALGRYLDGKVTAVVGTHTHVQTADEKIFPKGTAYITDAGMTGPHDSIIGAKKDSVFQRFLTQVPVKIEAASEDIWLHGVTIEADYDSGRALSIERISKKL